In one window of Candidatus Falkowbacteria bacterium DNA:
- a CDS encoding transposase, producing IVGIMKGKSSHWLKKKTKKIPPGSFWCRGYYVSTVGLDEMTIQRYVLNQQHHQVEMPRLPLPT from the coding sequence CATCGTGGGAATTATGAAGGGTAAATCTTCGCACTGGTTAAAAAAGAAAACCAAGAAAATACCACCTGGTAGTTTCTGGTGCCGTGGCTACTATGTTTCTACCGTGGGTTTAGATGAAATGACTATTCAACGCTATGTTCTAAACCAACAACATCACCAAGTAGAAATGCCAAGACTTCCACTACCGACTTAG
- a CDS encoding NAD(P)H-dependent oxidoreductase: MKHIIEALNWRYATKQFNKDKKLSTEEIDNIIEAIRLTPSSFGLQPYKVFVITNSELREKLKQAAYNQTPLTDASHVIVFTVPTDFSETQVDAYLNEVANTRGMTTESLQGFKSMMMGFVSNHNTDQLKDWAARQAYIALGQLLTVAAIAKIDAVPMEGFNPAQFDEILNLKEKNLASVVAAGLGFRDEADAHAALAKVRFKKDDLFVELK, translated from the coding sequence ATGAAACATATTATAGAAGCATTAAATTGGCGTTATGCAACTAAACAATTTAACAAAGACAAAAAGCTTTCAACTGAAGAAATCGACAACATCATTGAGGCAATTCGCTTAACACCATCCTCCTTTGGTCTTCAGCCATATAAAGTTTTTGTTATAACAAATAGTGAGCTAAGAGAGAAATTAAAACAAGCCGCTTATAACCAAACACCTTTAACAGACGCTTCACATGTCATTGTTTTCACTGTACCAACAGACTTTAGTGAAACACAAGTAGATGCCTACTTAAATGAAGTAGCTAATACCAGAGGTATGACAACAGAAAGCCTACAGGGCTTTAAATCCATGATGATGGGTTTTGTATCAAATCACAACACTGACCAATTAAAGGATTGGGCAGCACGACAGGCATACATTGCCCTTGGTCAATTGTTGACCGTCGCCGCAATTGCCAAAATTGACGCCGTACCAATGGAAGGATTTAACCCAGCTCAATTTGATGAGATTCTAAACTTAAAAGAAAAAAATCTAGCAAGCGTAGTTGCGGCTGGGTTGGGCTTCAGAGATGAAGCTGACGCCCATGCCGCTCTTGCAAAAGTAAGATTTAAGAAAGATGATTTATTTGTTGAGCTAAAATAA